One segment of Mycolicibacterium baixiangningiae DNA contains the following:
- the dapA gene encoding 4-hydroxy-tetrahydrodipicolinate synthase, translated as MSVSISGFDVTARLGTVLTAMVTPFKPDGSVDTDMAARLANHLIDSGCDGLVLSGTTGESPTTTDAEKLTLLRAVLEAVGDRARVVAGAGTYDTAHSVHLAKACAAEGAHGLLIVTPYYSRPPQAGLVAHFTTVADATDLPVVLYDIPPRSVVPIAWDTIRTLAEHPNIVAIKDAKGDLHGGGQIIAETGLAYYSGDDALNLPWLAMGAVGVISVWGHLAASQLREMLSAFNSGDVATARKISVALGRLSDAQSRLGGVTMAKAGLGLQGFEVGPPRLPQIPPTSDELAALAEDMRAAAVLR; from the coding sequence GCATCAGCGGATTCGACGTGACAGCCCGGCTGGGCACCGTGCTCACCGCGATGGTCACCCCGTTCAAGCCCGACGGCTCCGTCGACACGGACATGGCCGCGCGGTTGGCGAACCACCTCATCGACTCGGGCTGCGACGGCCTGGTGCTCTCAGGCACCACCGGCGAGTCGCCGACCACCACCGACGCTGAGAAGCTGACGTTGTTGCGCGCCGTGCTCGAGGCGGTCGGCGACCGGGCCCGCGTCGTCGCCGGCGCCGGCACGTACGACACCGCGCACAGCGTCCACCTGGCGAAGGCGTGTGCCGCCGAGGGCGCGCACGGGCTGCTCATCGTCACCCCGTACTACTCCCGCCCGCCGCAGGCCGGGCTCGTCGCGCACTTCACCACCGTGGCCGACGCCACCGACCTGCCCGTCGTGCTCTACGACATCCCGCCGCGCTCGGTCGTTCCGATCGCCTGGGACACCATCCGCACGCTCGCCGAACACCCCAACATCGTCGCGATCAAGGACGCCAAGGGTGACCTGCACGGCGGTGGTCAGATCATCGCCGAGACCGGTCTGGCGTACTACTCCGGCGACGATGCGCTGAACCTGCCCTGGCTCGCCATGGGCGCCGTCGGCGTCATCAGCGTGTGGGGACACCTCGCGGCCAGTCAGCTGCGAGAGATGCTCTCGGCGTTCAACTCCGGCGACGTCGCCACCGCCCGCAAGATCAGCGTGGCGCTCGGCCGGCTCAGCGACGCCCAGTCCCGTCTCGGTGGCGTCACGATGGCGAAGGCCGGCCTGGGCCTGCAGGGGTTCGAGGTGGGCCCGCCACGGCTGCCGCAGATCCCGCCCACGTCCGACGAACTCGCCGCGCTCGCAGAGGACATGCGCGCCGCGGCGGTGCTGCGGTGA
- a CDS encoding ribonuclease J, with translation MNKDLRAPGPLAVGGLRVTALGGISEIGRNMTVFEHLGRLLVIDCGVLFPGHDEPGVDLILPDLRHIEDRLDLIEALVVTHGHEDHIGAIPFLLKLRPDIPVVGSKFTLALIREKCREHRIKPTFVEVAEGQSSRHGVFECEYFAVNHSVPGCLAVALHTGAGTVLHTGDIKLDQLPLDGRPTDLPGMSRLGDSGVDLFLCDSTNADRPGVGPSESEIGPTLHRLMRGADGRVIVACFASNVDRVQQIIDAAVLLGRRVAFVGRSMVRNMGIARELGYLTVDDSDVVDIAAAEMMPADQVVLITTGTQGEPMAALSRMSRGEHRSITLTAGDLIILSSSLIPGNEEAVYGVIDSLAKIGARVVTNAHARVHVSGHAYAGELLFLYNGVKPRNVMPVHGTWRHLRANAALAESTGVPAEAIMMAENGVSVDLVAGKTSIAGAVDVGKMFVDGLVTGDVGETTLGERLVLSSGFIAITVVVHRGTGKLASPAQLMSRGFSEDPKALEPVARKVADELERLATDVVTDPGRIAQAVRRTVGKWVGETYRRQPMIVPTVIEI, from the coding sequence GTGAACAAGGACCTCCGCGCGCCGGGCCCGCTCGCAGTCGGCGGACTTCGTGTGACCGCGCTGGGCGGGATCAGCGAGATCGGTCGCAACATGACCGTCTTCGAACACCTGGGCCGGCTGCTCGTCATCGACTGTGGCGTGCTGTTCCCGGGACACGACGAACCCGGCGTCGACCTGATCCTGCCTGACCTGCGCCACATCGAGGACCGGCTCGACCTCATCGAGGCGCTGGTCGTCACCCACGGGCACGAGGACCACATCGGCGCGATCCCCTTCCTGCTCAAGCTGCGGCCCGACATCCCGGTCGTGGGCTCGAAGTTCACGCTCGCGCTGATCCGTGAGAAGTGTCGGGAGCACCGCATCAAGCCGACGTTCGTCGAGGTGGCCGAGGGTCAGAGCAGCAGGCACGGGGTGTTCGAGTGCGAGTACTTCGCGGTCAACCACTCGGTGCCGGGCTGTCTGGCGGTGGCCTTGCACACCGGCGCGGGCACCGTCCTGCACACCGGCGACATCAAGCTCGACCAACTCCCGCTCGACGGCAGACCCACCGACCTGCCGGGCATGTCGCGACTCGGCGACTCCGGTGTCGACCTGTTCCTGTGCGACTCCACGAACGCCGACCGGCCCGGTGTCGGGCCGTCGGAGAGTGAGATCGGCCCGACGCTGCACCGGTTGATGCGCGGCGCCGACGGCCGGGTGATCGTCGCCTGCTTCGCCTCCAACGTCGATCGCGTCCAGCAGATCATCGACGCCGCAGTGCTTCTCGGGCGGCGCGTCGCGTTCGTCGGCCGCTCCATGGTGCGCAACATGGGCATCGCGCGCGAACTGGGCTACCTGACGGTCGACGACTCCGACGTGGTCGACATCGCCGCCGCGGAGATGATGCCGGCCGACCAGGTCGTGCTCATCACGACCGGCACGCAGGGCGAGCCGATGGCGGCGCTGTCGCGGATGTCGCGCGGTGAGCACCGCAGCATCACGCTGACCGCGGGCGACCTGATCATCCTGTCGTCGTCGCTGATCCCGGGTAACGAGGAAGCCGTCTACGGCGTCATCGACTCGCTGGCCAAGATCGGCGCCCGCGTAGTCACGAACGCCCATGCGCGCGTTCATGTTTCGGGCCATGCCTACGCCGGCGAGCTACTGTTCCTCTACAACGGCGTCAAACCGCGCAACGTGATGCCGGTGCACGGAACGTGGCGTCACCTGCGCGCAAACGCCGCGCTCGCCGAGAGCACGGGAGTTCCGGCGGAGGCGATCATGATGGCGGAGAACGGTGTCAGTGTCGACCTGGTCGCCGGGAAGACGAGCATCGCCGGCGCCGTCGACGTCGGCAAGATGTTCGTCGACGGGCTCGTCACCGGTGACGTCGGTGAGACCACTCTCGGTGAGCGCCTCGTCCTCTCCTCGGGCTTCATCGCGATCACCGTCGTCGTGCACCGGGGGACCGGGAAGCTCGCGAGCCCGGCGCAGCTGATGTCGCGCGGGTTCTCCGAGGATCCCAAGGCACTCGAACCGGTGGCGCGCAAGGTCGCCGACGAGCTCGAGAGGCTCGCCACCGATGTGGTCACCGATCCGGGGCGCATCGCCCAGGCGGTCCGGCGCACCGTCGGCAAGTGGGTGGGCGAGACCTACCGACGCCAGCCGATGATCGTGCCGACGGTCATCGAGATCTGA